The Acipenser ruthenus chromosome 25, fAciRut3.2 maternal haplotype, whole genome shotgun sequence genome has a window encoding:
- the LOC117413693 gene encoding glycosyltransferase 8 domain-containing protein 1-like isoform X3, with the protein MTFRKINVVILLLIAVAFLIIVHRNLISLNDFLRSVSSDSHHMGLQPIDFLIEAPQRLEVARTGEEVPVVITAAGERLGALIAAMNSIYSNTKSNVVFHIVTMNDTADHLKNWLSKTGLKDIKYRIVQFDPRVLEGKIRHNPVESEPLKPLTFARFFLPTFVPDGKKAIYLDDDVIVQGDIQELYNTKLKTGHAVAFSDDCDSASLKGLVRGAGNQYNYIGFLDYKKDSIRKLGMKATTCSFNPGVFVANLTEWKRQNITKQLEKWMEVNVAEDLYSRTLAGSITTPPLLIVFYKKHSSIDPMWHVRHLGKTICNAEECVLEDVLLEVPLVLETAIHLGL; encoded by the exons atgacatttaGAAAAA ttaATGTTGTTATTCTGCTGCTGATTGCTGTAGCATTTTTAATAATTGTGCATCGCAATCTTATAAGTTTGAATGACTTTCTGAGGAGTGTAAGTTCTG ACTCTCATCATATGGGATTACAGCCAATTGACTTTCTGATTGAAGCTCCTCAGAGATTGGAAGTTGCTAGGACAGGTGAAGAGGTTCCTGTGGTTATCACTGCTGCAGGAGAGAGACTCGGAGCTTTAATAGCAGCTATGAACAGCATATACAGCAACACTAAGTCCAACGTTGTCTTCCACATAGTCACAATGAACGACACGGCAGATCATTTAAA AAACTGGCTCAGTAAAACTGGGCTGAAGGATATCAAGTACAGAATTGTGCAGTTTGATCCACGGGTTTTAGAGGGGAAGATTCGACACAATCCTGTGGAATCAGAACCTCTTAAACCG CTAACCTTTGCCAGATTTTTTCTACCTACTTTTGTTCCAGATGGAAAGAAGGCAATTTATTTGGATGATGATGTCATAGTGCAAG GTGACATCCAGGAGCTATATAATACCAAGCTGAAGACAGGCCATGCTGTTGCTTTTTCTGATGACTGTGACAGTGCGTCTCTGAAAGGGCTAGTCAGGGGAGCAGGTAACCAG TACAACTACATTGGTTTCCTGGATTATAAAAAGGATTCCATAAGGAAACTGGGAATGAAGGCCACTACCTGTTCTTTCAATCCTGGAGTGTTTGTGGCTAACCTGACTGAATGGAAACGACAGAATATCACAAAGCAGCTTGAAAAATGGATGGAAGTTAATGTAGC agAGGATCTTTACAGTCGAACCCTAGCCGGCAGTATTACTACACCACCTTTACTAATTGTGTTCTATAAGAAACACTCCAGCATTGATCCAATGTGGCATGTGAGGCATCTTGGTAAGACAATTTGCAATGCAGAAGAATGTGTGCTAGAGGACGTTCTTTTAGAG GTTCCACTGGTGCTGGAAACCGCTATTCATCtcggtttgtga
- the LOC117413693 gene encoding glycosyltransferase 8 domain-containing protein 1-like isoform X2 — translation MTFRKINVVILLLIAVAFLIIVHRNLISLNDFLRSVSSDSHHMGLQPIDFLIEAPQRLEVARTGEEVPVVITAAGERLGALIAAMNSIYSNTKSNVVFHIVTMNDTADHLKNWLSKTGLKDIKYRIVQFDPRVLEGKIRHNPVESEPLKPLTFARFFLPTFVPDGKKAIYLDDDVIVQGDIQELYNTKLKTGHAVAFSDDCDSASLKGLVRGAGNQYNYIGFLDYKKDSIRKLGMKATTCSFNPGVFVANLTEWKRQNITKQLEKWMEVNVAFHWCWKPLFISVCESSQTASLEWSLQTLGEDIFIHRHLGQMVHPRSNRQVSSSTETHRRQISLHDLRSLLSLQCVISNFSGQFFPPDQDDYSGIWYCL, via the exons atgacatttaGAAAAA ttaATGTTGTTATTCTGCTGCTGATTGCTGTAGCATTTTTAATAATTGTGCATCGCAATCTTATAAGTTTGAATGACTTTCTGAGGAGTGTAAGTTCTG ACTCTCATCATATGGGATTACAGCCAATTGACTTTCTGATTGAAGCTCCTCAGAGATTGGAAGTTGCTAGGACAGGTGAAGAGGTTCCTGTGGTTATCACTGCTGCAGGAGAGAGACTCGGAGCTTTAATAGCAGCTATGAACAGCATATACAGCAACACTAAGTCCAACGTTGTCTTCCACATAGTCACAATGAACGACACGGCAGATCATTTAAA AAACTGGCTCAGTAAAACTGGGCTGAAGGATATCAAGTACAGAATTGTGCAGTTTGATCCACGGGTTTTAGAGGGGAAGATTCGACACAATCCTGTGGAATCAGAACCTCTTAAACCG CTAACCTTTGCCAGATTTTTTCTACCTACTTTTGTTCCAGATGGAAAGAAGGCAATTTATTTGGATGATGATGTCATAGTGCAAG GTGACATCCAGGAGCTATATAATACCAAGCTGAAGACAGGCCATGCTGTTGCTTTTTCTGATGACTGTGACAGTGCGTCTCTGAAAGGGCTAGTCAGGGGAGCAGGTAACCAG TACAACTACATTGGTTTCCTGGATTATAAAAAGGATTCCATAAGGAAACTGGGAATGAAGGCCACTACCTGTTCTTTCAATCCTGGAGTGTTTGTGGCTAACCTGACTGAATGGAAACGACAGAATATCACAAAGCAGCTTGAAAAATGGATGGAAGTTAATGTAGC GTTCCACTGGTGCTGGAAACCGCTATTCATCtcggtttgtgaaagcagccaaactGCTTCATTGGAATGGTCATTACAAACCCTGGGGGAGGACATCTTCATACACAGACATTTGGGACAAATGGTACATCCCAGATCCAACCGGCAAGTTTCATCCAGTACGGAAACACACAGAAGACAAATAAGCTTACACGATTTGAGATCACTTCTTTCCCTCCAATGTGTTATTAGCAACTTCTCAGGACAGTTTTTTCCACCTGATCAGGATGACTACAGTGGGATTTGGTATTGTTTATAA
- the LOC117411835 gene encoding signal peptidase complex subunit 1-like, whose amino-acid sequence MLPFLDSISTHMDYKGQKLAEQIFQGIILVSAVIGFIYGFITEQFGWTVYIVLAGFAVSCLLTLPPWPMYRRNPLKWQSVQSEISAPEMILKEKPVENTKKSKKHK is encoded by the exons ATGCTGCCGTTTTTAGATTCGATTTCCACTCATATG GATTACAAGGGACAAAAACTAGCGGAACAGATTTTCCAGGGGATCATACTCGTCTCTGCT gttattgggTTCATTTACGGGTTTATCACTGAGCAGTTTGGATGGACGGTTTACATAGTCCTGGCCGGGTTTGCAGTTTCGTGTTTG ctTACTCTGCCACCTTGGCCTATGTACCGCAGAAACCCATTGAAATGGCAATCTGTGCAATCTGAGATATCTGCACCAGAGATGATCCTCAAGGAGAAGCCAGTAGAAAACACAAAGAAATCGAAAAAGCACAAGTAG
- the LOC117413693 gene encoding glycosyltransferase 8 domain-containing protein 1-like isoform X1, whose amino-acid sequence MTFRKINVVILLLIAVAFLIIVHRNLISLNDFLRSVSSDSHHMGLQPIDFLIEAPQRLEVARTGEEVPVVITAAGERLGALIAAMNSIYSNTKSNVVFHIVTMNDTADHLKNWLSKTGLKDIKYRIVQFDPRVLEGKIRHNPVESEPLKPLTFARFFLPTFVPDGKKAIYLDDDVIVQGDIQELYNTKLKTGHAVAFSDDCDSASLKGLVRGAGNQYNYIGFLDYKKDSIRKLGMKATTCSFNPGVFVANLTEWKRQNITKQLEKWMEVNVAEDLYSRTLAGSITTPPLLIVFYKKHSSIDPMWHVRHLGSTGAGNRYSSRFVKAAKLLHWNGHYKPWGRTSSYTDIWDKWYIPDPTGKFHPVRKHTEDK is encoded by the exons atgacatttaGAAAAA ttaATGTTGTTATTCTGCTGCTGATTGCTGTAGCATTTTTAATAATTGTGCATCGCAATCTTATAAGTTTGAATGACTTTCTGAGGAGTGTAAGTTCTG ACTCTCATCATATGGGATTACAGCCAATTGACTTTCTGATTGAAGCTCCTCAGAGATTGGAAGTTGCTAGGACAGGTGAAGAGGTTCCTGTGGTTATCACTGCTGCAGGAGAGAGACTCGGAGCTTTAATAGCAGCTATGAACAGCATATACAGCAACACTAAGTCCAACGTTGTCTTCCACATAGTCACAATGAACGACACGGCAGATCATTTAAA AAACTGGCTCAGTAAAACTGGGCTGAAGGATATCAAGTACAGAATTGTGCAGTTTGATCCACGGGTTTTAGAGGGGAAGATTCGACACAATCCTGTGGAATCAGAACCTCTTAAACCG CTAACCTTTGCCAGATTTTTTCTACCTACTTTTGTTCCAGATGGAAAGAAGGCAATTTATTTGGATGATGATGTCATAGTGCAAG GTGACATCCAGGAGCTATATAATACCAAGCTGAAGACAGGCCATGCTGTTGCTTTTTCTGATGACTGTGACAGTGCGTCTCTGAAAGGGCTAGTCAGGGGAGCAGGTAACCAG TACAACTACATTGGTTTCCTGGATTATAAAAAGGATTCCATAAGGAAACTGGGAATGAAGGCCACTACCTGTTCTTTCAATCCTGGAGTGTTTGTGGCTAACCTGACTGAATGGAAACGACAGAATATCACAAAGCAGCTTGAAAAATGGATGGAAGTTAATGTAGC agAGGATCTTTACAGTCGAACCCTAGCCGGCAGTATTACTACACCACCTTTACTAATTGTGTTCTATAAGAAACACTCCAGCATTGATCCAATGTGGCATGTGAGGCATCTTG GTTCCACTGGTGCTGGAAACCGCTATTCATCtcggtttgtgaaagcagccaaactGCTTCATTGGAATGGTCATTACAAACCCTGGGGGAGGACATCTTCATACACAGACATTTGGGACAAATGGTACATCCCAGATCCAACCGGCAAGTTTCATCCAGTACGGAAACACACAGAAGACAAATAA